ATCGGCGGGCGTCACATGCTGCGGATGCGCAGGTAACGCCGTACGTCCGGCCAGACGTTCGCGGCGACCGCCACCAGTGCGGACATCGTGAGGACGGCGGCGGCGCCGCCGATGAGGCGCTTGCTCATGGTGCTCTCCGAAGGGGTGGGAGTGAGGTGTGGCCGGGCCGGGCGACGGCTTCGCCGCCGACCGCTTCGCCGAGCAGTTCGCGGACCAGGCGGACCGCCCCGGGTACCGCCGCGGCCACCGGCGGGCTGAGGCCGATGCCCTCCTCGACGGTGGCGGGTTCGCAGCCCACGACCAGCGTGCGCCGCGGCGGCACCGCGCCGGTGCCCGCGCACAGGGTGTCGAGCAGGGCGAGCACCGCGTCGGGCGACATGCGGTGGCCGTCCAGGGCGACGGCGTCCGGTGGCCGCCGGCTGCCGGGCTCCGCCGCGTCGATCACGTACAGGGTGCCCGGCTCCGCGCCCCGCGCCGTCGCGTCCAGGACGACGAGCGTGTCGTAGCCGTCGAGGAGCTGGTAGGCCAGATGGACGCCGCGGATGCCGATGTCGGCGACCTCGACAGCCTCCGGAAGCGCCTCCCCGGCCAGCGCGCGGGCGGCCTCGACGCCGAAGCCGTCGTCGCCGAGGAAGATGTTGCCGACCCCGGCGACCAGGGTGCGCGGGAGCGCGGCGCCGCTGGTCACAGCGCCTCCACGTCGATCTCGTCGGGCTGGAAGTAGAGGTAGCGGCCCTGTTCCCGGCGGATGTCGGCGCCCGGGTCGTCGTCGACGGTGACCGCGAGGTGCACGCCCCCGTCGACGTCGTGGAGGACCGCCTCCACCTGTGCGCGCCGCCCGGCGAGGAACAGGTCCTGGGCGTCGGTGTGCCGCAGCCCGGGCCGCAGGACGACCCGGCTGCCCGCCCGCACCTCCCGCCCGTCGACCAGGACGTGGTCGTGGGCCGGGTCCACCGAGGCGTCCGCGCCCGGATCCCACCAGGGCGCGTCGGGCCGGAGGGGGCCTCCCCGCGCGTCACCGGGCACCGCGGGAGCGGGCGCGGTCACCTCGCGCAGGCCGCGGACCGCGCCGTGCAGCCGCTCCAGCACCTCGGCCGGCATCGACTCGGTGAGGTCGATCACCGCCGCCGCCCGGTCGTCCGTGCCCCTCGCCTCGCGCTTCTCCTCGTCCGTGAGGGCCGCGGTGCGCAGGGCGAGGATCTCGTCGATCTCCGTGGCGTCGTACAGGGCGCCCGGGCTCTCCGGGGCGATGGCCGGATGGTCCTCCAGGATGATCGGGGAGGAGAGCACCAGGTCCCGGGAGTCCGGCTCGCCGGCCAGCACGGGCCAGGTGTGCAGATTGCGGCAGGCGGCGGTGGGGCCCTTCGCCCACTCCGGAGGGTCCGTCAGGGACAGGAAGCGTCCGGCGTCCAGGTGCAGCAGCGTGTGCGTGGCGACCAGGGAGCGGGAGAGCGCCTCGTCGCGGCCGGAGCCCTCGCCGGGCAGCCACTCCCCGGTGTTCTCCACCACCACGCTCAGCCGCTGTGTGGCGTACGGGCCGTCCAGCGGGCTCGCCGACAGGCGCACGACGCCGTCCAGCGCCTCCCGGCGCCGTACCAGCCGGCCGACGGGCGCCCCGCCGTCGTCCGTGACCGGCTCGGTCTCCTCGCCCGCGGGCCGGCCGAAGCGGACCACGGTGCCGGCGTCCGCCAGTTCCTCCACCGGGACGGTGAGGC
The Streptomyces fungicidicus DNA segment above includes these coding regions:
- a CDS encoding DUF6893 family small protein, producing the protein MSKRLIGGAAAVLTMSALVAVAANVWPDVRRYLRIRSM
- a CDS encoding hydrogenase maturation protease, whose translation is MTSGAALPRTLVAGVGNIFLGDDGFGVEAARALAGEALPEAVEVADIGIRGVHLAYQLLDGYDTLVVLDATARGAEPGTLYVIDAAEPGSRRPPDAVALDGHRMSPDAVLALLDTLCAGTGAVPPRRTLVVGCEPATVEEGIGLSPPVAAAVPGAVRLVRELLGEAVGGEAVARPGHTSLPPLRRAP